A region from the Leptospirillum ferriphilum ML-04 genome encodes:
- a CDS encoding glycerate kinase type-2 family protein: MTAPPDLQTFRSDLIPRLHTLLEELQPFALFESSDNPLPPPPSEQPEFLLAVGKASKGMAEALAEKRSIPPDRVLVILPSGYSCPERYGWKTGNHPDPGEDSLIAAKAALDFVENIPPGGVLLFALSGGTSSLLCKPAHGISLTQKKNLISLLMRKGAPIHILNTVRIHLSLIKGGELLRNFRGQHVHTVLLSDVPCQSAGIVGSGPTVFFQRNGKKTLSILEKWLDPEDIPDCVRQHLDTLPALSPPPLSMEPLHVLGDSGVVLKKASEVLSFSGHRIHCLTHCLTGESRAQGEKIGSHIRNVAEREPGNHLFLASGECTVTLGKTHGHGGRTLELGIACGLSLKKYKTIVGALATDGMDGNSGYSGVLLESSLFRQKEKEKKALLCLETHNTASLVHEEEIGLSFGPSGTNLNDLLFVYLFPSMEDLRT, from the coding sequence ATGACAGCCCCTCCCGATCTCCAGACGTTTCGCTCCGATCTCATTCCGCGTCTCCACACTCTCCTTGAGGAACTGCAACCCTTCGCTCTTTTTGAATCCAGTGACAATCCGCTTCCTCCCCCTCCGAGTGAACAACCTGAATTTCTCCTTGCCGTTGGAAAGGCCTCCAAGGGGATGGCAGAAGCTTTGGCAGAAAAACGCTCGATTCCTCCGGACAGAGTTCTGGTGATCCTTCCTTCCGGTTATTCATGCCCTGAACGGTATGGATGGAAAACCGGCAATCATCCGGACCCGGGAGAAGACAGCCTGATCGCTGCAAAAGCAGCGCTGGATTTTGTGGAGAACATCCCCCCGGGGGGTGTTCTTCTTTTTGCGCTTTCTGGCGGCACGTCAAGTCTGCTTTGTAAGCCGGCCCATGGGATCTCTCTGACCCAGAAAAAAAATCTGATCAGCTTGCTGATGCGAAAGGGAGCGCCCATTCATATCCTGAATACGGTCAGAATTCATCTTTCCTTGATCAAGGGGGGAGAGCTCCTGAGAAATTTCCGGGGGCAACATGTGCATACCGTTCTTCTTTCCGATGTACCCTGTCAGTCCGCCGGAATTGTCGGATCCGGCCCGACTGTGTTTTTTCAGAGAAACGGAAAAAAAACACTCTCCATTTTGGAGAAATGGCTGGACCCCGAAGACATTCCGGATTGCGTGAGACAGCATTTGGACACTCTCCCTGCTCTCTCACCTCCTCCACTGTCCATGGAACCTCTTCATGTCCTGGGGGATTCCGGGGTGGTTCTCAAAAAAGCCTCCGAAGTGTTGTCTTTTTCAGGTCACCGGATTCACTGTCTCACGCATTGCCTGACCGGAGAGTCCCGCGCCCAGGGTGAAAAAATAGGGTCTCACATCCGCAACGTCGCGGAAAGGGAACCGGGAAACCATCTTTTTCTGGCCTCCGGCGAATGCACTGTGACACTTGGAAAAACGCACGGGCACGGCGGTCGCACGCTGGAACTTGGTATCGCTTGCGGTCTCTCGCTGAAAAAATACAAGACCATTGTCGGCGCTCTCGCAACCGATGGCATGGATGGAAATTCGGGTTATTCCGGGGTTCTTCTGGAAAGTTCTCTCTTCCGTCAAAAGGAAAAGGAAAAAAAAGCACTTCTCTGTCTCGAAACACACAACACGGCTTCCCTTGTTCACGAAGAAGAGATTGGACTGTCCTTCGGTCCAAGCGGCACGAATCTGAACGATCTTCTGTTCGTTTACCTTTTCCCGTCCATGGAGGACTTGCGAACATGA